Proteins encoded within one genomic window of Ottowia sp. SB7-C50:
- the mltG gene encoding endolytic transglycosylase MltG: protein MRTLIKLLALLLALALAAGGWAWWWTTQPLPLTAERVEITVPQGASTRTAALKAVEGGVRTQPDLLGWYFRLAGRDQTIKPGDYAVTQGMTPADLLSKMVRGDRIALAVTLVEGWTFKQFREALAKAEHLRHETQAMAPADIMKALGKPGVAAEGRFFPDTYHYFKNASDLDVLRQSMQLMEKRLQAAWDARAPGLPLKSADEALILASIVEKETGQAGDRTHVAGVFVNRLRIGMRLQTDPTVIYGLGDAFDGNLRRSHLQADTPWNTYTRAGLPPTPIAMPGKASLLAAVQPAQTKALYFVARGDGSSHFSESLGEHNRAVNKYQRGGQ from the coding sequence GTGCGAACCCTTATCAAATTGCTGGCTTTGCTGCTGGCGCTGGCCCTGGCGGCCGGCGGCTGGGCCTGGTGGTGGACCACGCAGCCGCTGCCGCTGACCGCCGAACGGGTGGAAATCACCGTGCCGCAGGGCGCGTCGACCCGCACCGCCGCGCTCAAGGCGGTCGAAGGCGGCGTGCGCACGCAGCCCGATCTGCTCGGCTGGTACTTCCGCCTGGCGGGGCGCGATCAGACCATCAAGCCGGGCGATTACGCCGTGACGCAGGGCATGACGCCGGCCGACCTGCTGTCAAAAATGGTGCGCGGCGACCGCATCGCGCTGGCGGTGACGCTGGTCGAAGGCTGGACTTTCAAGCAGTTCCGCGAAGCGCTGGCCAAGGCCGAGCACCTGCGCCACGAAACGCAGGCCATGGCGCCGGCCGACATCATGAAGGCACTGGGCAAGCCCGGTGTGGCGGCCGAGGGGCGCTTCTTCCCCGACACCTACCACTACTTCAAGAACGCCAGCGACCTGGACGTGCTGCGCCAGTCGATGCAGCTGATGGAAAAACGCCTGCAGGCCGCGTGGGATGCGCGCGCGCCCGGCCTGCCGCTGAAAAGCGCCGACGAAGCGCTGATCCTGGCCAGCATCGTCGAAAAGGAAACCGGGCAGGCCGGCGACCGCACCCACGTGGCCGGCGTGTTCGTCAACCGCCTGCGCATCGGCATGCGGCTGCAGACCGACCCGACGGTGATCTATGGCCTGGGCGACGCCTTCGACGGCAACCTGCGCCGCAGCCACCTGCAGGCCGACACGCCCTGGAACACCTACACCCGCGCCGGCCTGCCGCCCACGCCCATCGCCATGCCGGGCAAGGCCTCGCTGCTGGCGGCGGTGCAGCCGGCACAGACCAAGGCGCTGTACTTCGTGGCGCGCGGCGACGGCAGCAGCCACTTCAGCGAATCGCTGGGCGAGCACAACCGCGCTGTCAACAAATACCAGCGGGGAGGGCAGTGA
- a CDS encoding YbgC/FadM family acyl-CoA thioesterase — MKPTDFRHHHHLRVRWAEVDMQKIVFNPHYLMYFDCAVADYWRALAMPYEAAMQRLQGDVFLRKTAVEFNASALMDDRLDVALRCDRIGNSSMTFVGAIFRGEQLLTAGELVYVYADPATQTSRPVPAPLRALIEAFEAGQPVTRVQNGDWATLRDGASAVRTAVFVEEQGIAREDEWDEADQTAVHALVTNLLGMPVATGRLLREGDATSGTARIGRMAVDRTLRGSGVGRQVVQALEQAARARGDRRVVLGAQRSAQGFYQRLGYAPYGEPYDEVGIPHIGMARTLD, encoded by the coding sequence ATGAAACCCACCGACTTCCGCCACCACCATCACCTGCGCGTGCGCTGGGCCGAGGTGGACATGCAAAAGATCGTCTTCAACCCGCACTACCTGATGTACTTCGACTGCGCCGTCGCCGACTACTGGCGCGCGCTGGCCATGCCCTACGAGGCGGCCATGCAGCGGCTGCAGGGCGATGTCTTCCTGCGCAAGACGGCGGTGGAGTTCAACGCCTCGGCGCTGATGGACGACCGGCTGGACGTGGCGCTGCGCTGCGACCGCATCGGCAACTCGTCCATGACCTTCGTCGGCGCCATCTTCCGGGGCGAACAGCTGCTGACGGCGGGCGAACTGGTCTACGTCTACGCCGACCCGGCCACGCAGACCAGCCGCCCGGTGCCGGCGCCGCTGCGCGCGCTGATCGAGGCCTTCGAGGCCGGCCAGCCCGTCACCCGCGTGCAGAACGGCGACTGGGCCACGCTGCGCGACGGCGCGTCGGCCGTGCGCACGGCGGTGTTTGTCGAAGAGCAGGGCATCGCCCGTGAAGACGAATGGGACGAAGCCGACCAGACCGCCGTGCACGCCCTCGTCACCAACCTGCTCGGCATGCCGGTGGCCACCGGCCGCCTGCTGCGCGAAGGCGACGCCACCAGCGGCACGGCGCGCATCGGCCGCATGGCGGTTGACCGCACGCTGCGCGGCTCCGGCGTGGGCCGGCAGGTGGTGCAGGCGCTGGAGCAGGCCGCCCGCGCCCGCGGCGACCGGCGCGTGGTGCTGGGCGCCCAGCGCAGCGCCCAGGGCTTTTATCAGCGACTGGGCTACGCGCCGTATGGTGAGCCGTACGACGAAGTGGGCATCCCCCACATCGGCATGGCGCGGACGCTGGACTGA
- a CDS encoding PilZ domain-containing protein, translating into MSTSPTPLTGSAATPRPSVIQLAIKERAALYAAYIPMFAEGGMFIPTTRDYQLGDDMYVLITLPDDPQRYPVAGKVAWITPARSTGNRTQGVGIRFPKDEKSEQLKQRIEQILGSALRSDRATQTI; encoded by the coding sequence ATGTCCACCAGCCCCACGCCCCTGACCGGCTCCGCCGCCACGCCGCGCCCCAGCGTCATCCAGCTGGCGATCAAGGAACGCGCGGCGCTGTACGCGGCCTACATCCCCATGTTTGCCGAGGGCGGCATGTTCATCCCAACGACGCGCGACTACCAGCTGGGCGACGACATGTACGTGCTGATCACGCTGCCGGACGACCCGCAGCGCTACCCGGTGGCGGGCAAGGTGGCGTGGATCACGCCGGCGCGGTCGACCGGCAACCGCACGCAGGGCGTGGGCATCCGCTTTCCCAAGGACGAAAAGTCCGAACAGCTGAAGCAGCGCATCGAGCAGATTCTGGGCTCGGCGCTGCGAAGCGACCGCGCGACGCAGACCATCTGA
- a CDS encoding LD-carboxypeptidase translates to MAHVYVYSPSGAVRDRAAFQRGVQRLKALGHDVEVDPVALTSWQRFAGDDATRLAAIGRAAASGADVALISRGGYGLTRLLPDIPYRQIARAIDKGTRFVGFSDFTVLQLALLQQGGGVTWAGPALCEGFGAADAGDAAEGHGGAGQGDGPDEIMLACFDDMVTGAGEGTGWRLPARDLAALDPKGGLLARNAPLWGGNLAMVLSLLGTPWWPQIKGGVLFLEDVSEHPYRVERMLTQLLHAGVLARQKAIVLGQFTDYQLSPHDRGYSMAKVVDGLRARLKVPVLTGLPFGHVPTKVLLPVGLKVDLLVENRDALVLWGAPSLIDGF, encoded by the coding sequence ATGGCACATGTGTACGTCTATTCCCCCTCGGGCGCGGTGCGCGACCGCGCCGCCTTCCAGCGCGGGGTCCAGCGGCTGAAGGCGCTGGGGCACGATGTCGAGGTCGATCCGGTCGCGCTGACCAGCTGGCAGCGCTTTGCGGGCGACGACGCCACGCGTCTGGCCGCCATCGGCCGCGCGGCGGCCAGCGGCGCCGATGTGGCGCTGATCTCGCGCGGCGGCTACGGCTTGACGCGCTTGCTGCCCGACATCCCGTACCGTCAGATCGCCCGCGCCATCGACAAGGGCACGCGATTTGTCGGCTTCAGCGACTTCACCGTGCTGCAACTGGCGCTGCTGCAACAGGGCGGCGGCGTCACCTGGGCCGGCCCGGCGCTGTGCGAAGGCTTTGGCGCGGCCGATGCCGGCGACGCCGCCGAGGGGCATGGCGGTGCAGGGCAGGGCGACGGCCCCGACGAGATCATGCTGGCCTGCTTCGACGACATGGTGACCGGCGCGGGCGAAGGCACCGGCTGGCGTCTGCCCGCACGCGACCTGGCCGCGTTGGATCCGAAAGGCGGACTGCTGGCCCGCAACGCCCCGCTGTGGGGCGGCAACCTGGCCATGGTGCTGTCGCTGCTGGGCACACCGTGGTGGCCGCAGATCAAGGGCGGTGTGCTGTTTCTGGAGGACGTGAGCGAGCACCCGTACCGCGTCGAACGCATGCTGACCCAGTTGCTGCACGCCGGCGTGCTGGCGCGGCAGAAGGCCATTGTGCTGGGTCAGTTCACCGACTATCAGCTGAGCCCGCACGACCGCGGCTATTCGATGGCCAAGGTCGTCGATGGGCTGCGCGCACGGCTCAAGGTGCCGGTGCTGACGGGGCTGCCGTTTGGGCATGTGCCCACCAAGGTGCTGCTGCCCGTGGGCTTGAAGGTGGATCTGCTGGTCGAAAACCGGGATGCCCTGGTGCTGTGGGGGGCACCGTCACTGATCGACGGGTTTTGA
- a CDS encoding ankyrin repeat domain-containing protein — protein sequence MRLRQLSAALIFAATLPLAWAQDTGPFFRAIKQDNDIAMRNLLASGVDPNSKNEKGVPGMYMALQEGSLKVARQLMESPRFKAETRNASDESPLMMAALKGQLDIARQLIAKDADVNKPGWTPLHYAATGGQLDVMRLLLDEHAFIDAESPNGTTPLMMAASYGTPQAVKLLIEAGADLNMRNQQGMTALDFARRAERPDSVELIEAGLRMRPQPGQAPRGQW from the coding sequence ATGAGACTACGCCAGCTTTCCGCCGCCCTGATCTTTGCCGCCACGCTGCCGCTGGCCTGGGCCCAGGACACGGGGCCGTTCTTTCGCGCCATCAAGCAGGACAACGACATCGCCATGCGCAACCTGCTGGCGAGCGGCGTCGACCCCAACAGCAAGAACGAAAAAGGCGTGCCGGGCATGTACATGGCGCTTCAGGAAGGTTCGCTGAAGGTCGCCCGGCAACTGATGGAGTCACCGCGTTTCAAGGCTGAGACCCGCAACGCGTCGGACGAGAGCCCGCTGATGATGGCGGCGCTCAAAGGCCAACTGGATATCGCCCGGCAACTGATCGCCAAGGACGCCGACGTCAACAAGCCGGGCTGGACGCCGCTGCATTACGCGGCCACCGGTGGCCAGCTGGACGTGATGCGCCTGTTGCTGGACGAACATGCCTTCATCGACGCCGAATCGCCCAACGGCACCACGCCGCTGATGATGGCCGCGTCGTACGGCACGCCGCAGGCCGTCAAGCTGCTGATCGAAGCCGGCGCCGACCTGAACATGCGCAACCAGCAAGGCATGACCGCGCTGGACTTTGCCCGACGTGCCGAACGACCGGATTCCGTCGAACTGATCGAAGCCGGCCTGCGCATGCGCCCCCAGCCCGGTCAGGCGCCACGTGGGCAGTGGTGA
- a CDS encoding folate-binding protein, whose protein sequence is MSHAVPPVSTAAALNGVAPVPQLGVIRAQGEDAASFLQGQLTQDVVLMKPGEARLAAFCNAKGRMLASFQVLKVNRDELLLVTSADRLAATQKRLSMFVLRAKCKLSDATTEVALAGLLGDAAVSIAAGALPSSAGGPFDHPFTIALPPADGTPRALWLAPAGTPLPPGATASEADWLLAEVRAGVARITQPVVEAFVLQMLNYESVDGVNFKKGCYPGQEVVARSQFRGAIKRRAFVGQVAGEALAGQEVFDAATPDQPVGLIAQAATVPAGTAVIASLQLSVVAPTARLVVGAPDGPALADVHVPYPLLADV, encoded by the coding sequence ATGTCCCATGCCGTACCCCCCGTTTCGACCGCCGCCGCCCTGAACGGCGTCGCCCCCGTGCCCCAGCTGGGCGTGATCCGCGCCCAGGGCGAAGACGCCGCCTCGTTCCTGCAAGGCCAGCTGACGCAGGACGTGGTGCTGATGAAACCCGGCGAGGCGCGCCTGGCCGCCTTCTGCAACGCCAAGGGCCGCATGCTGGCCAGCTTTCAGGTGCTGAAGGTGAACCGCGACGAACTGCTGCTGGTCACCAGCGCCGACCGGCTGGCCGCTACGCAAAAACGCCTGTCGATGTTTGTGCTGCGCGCCAAGTGCAAGTTGAGCGACGCCACGACCGAGGTGGCGCTGGCTGGCCTGCTCGGCGATGCTGCGGTTTCGATAGCTGCCGGCGCTTTGCCATCCAGCGCTGGCGGTCCATTTGACCATCCGTTCACCATCGCCCTGCCGCCCGCCGATGGCACGCCGCGCGCCCTGTGGCTGGCGCCCGCCGGCACGCCGCTGCCGCCCGGCGCCACGGCCTCCGAAGCCGACTGGCTGCTGGCCGAAGTGCGCGCCGGCGTGGCCCGCATCACGCAGCCGGTGGTCGAGGCCTTTGTGCTGCAGATGCTGAACTACGAAAGCGTGGACGGCGTGAACTTCAAGAAGGGCTGCTACCCCGGCCAGGAAGTGGTCGCGCGCAGCCAGTTTCGCGGCGCCATCAAGCGGCGCGCGTTCGTCGGCCAGGTGGCGGGCGAAGCGCTGGCGGGGCAAGAAGTGTTCGACGCCGCCACGCCCGATCAGCCCGTGGGCCTGATCGCGCAGGCCGCGACCGTGCCAGCAGGCACGGCGGTCATCGCTTCGCTGCAGTTGTCGGTGGTGGCGCCGACCGCCCGACTGGTGGTCGGTGCACCCGATGGGCCCGCGCTGGCCGACGTGCACGTGCCCTACCCGCTGCTGGCCGACGTGTAG
- a CDS encoding porin: MAQSSVTMYGVVDFGLGKSSVNGLGLDNGKPGSPTASQSFHTPTRIGVRGTEDLGNGLKANFNFESGGITGDDGSVAGTFWGREAWVGLSGNFGSTRLGRTSSFGTQGHARYDFNGISQSSAMDNAGVSPVTWYGSSRRNSVLQYVTPNMGGLEAGVAYVFSADNVTAGVGKSSMQFRVNYENGPMSVGYVAETKRTAANRTAQALAGSYDFGVAKVQAGYVVSESVARGKGWHTGVMAPFGAFYAGLQYARNTAAKVNATELFGGYNLSKRTSIYADYVRRTNNGYGYTYSYTYGVGIMHKF; the protein is encoded by the coding sequence ATGGCGCAATCGTCGGTCACCATGTATGGCGTGGTTGACTTTGGTCTGGGCAAGTCGTCCGTGAACGGCCTCGGCCTCGACAACGGCAAGCCGGGCAGCCCGACGGCCAGCCAGAGCTTCCATACGCCCACGCGCATCGGCGTGCGCGGCACCGAAGACCTGGGCAACGGCCTGAAGGCCAACTTCAACTTTGAAAGCGGTGGCATCACCGGCGACGACGGCTCGGTAGCCGGCACTTTCTGGGGCCGCGAGGCGTGGGTGGGTCTGTCGGGCAACTTCGGCTCGACGCGCCTGGGCCGCACATCTTCGTTCGGCACCCAGGGCCACGCCCGCTACGACTTCAACGGCATCTCGCAGTCGTCGGCCATGGACAACGCGGGTGTCAGCCCGGTGACCTGGTACGGCTCTTCGCGCCGCAACAGCGTGCTGCAGTACGTCACGCCCAACATGGGCGGCCTCGAGGCTGGCGTGGCGTACGTGTTCTCGGCTGACAACGTCACCGCCGGCGTGGGCAAGTCCAGCATGCAGTTCCGCGTCAATTACGAAAACGGCCCGATGTCGGTCGGCTACGTCGCTGAAACCAAGCGCACCGCGGCCAACCGCACGGCGCAGGCGCTGGCCGGCTCGTACGACTTTGGCGTGGCCAAGGTGCAGGCCGGTTACGTCGTCAGCGAAAGCGTGGCGCGCGGCAAGGGCTGGCACACCGGCGTGATGGCACCGTTCGGCGCGTTCTACGCGGGCCTGCAATACGCGCGCAACACCGCCGCCAAGGTCAACGCCACCGAACTGTTCGGCGGCTACAACCTGTCCAAGCGCACCTCCATCTACGCCGACTACGTGCGCCGCACCAACAACGGCTACGGCTACACGTACAGCTACACCTACGGCGTCGGCATCATGCACAAGTTCTGA
- a CDS encoding alpha/beta hydrolase, with product MKHSFDIHARLTPAMRLLVERMAKAPHPPLHTLSAQQAKDLHAKSIGVLDVPKPALARVEDLHIPARDGHRLPARLVAPSHDAGLPVLLYTHGGGFTIGSIESHDIFCRTISQLSGAAVLSLDYRLAPEWRFPTAVHDAWDALHWLAGEGGRALGLDTTRIAVGGDSAGGTLAAVSALHARDEGLKLALQLLIYPGTTDHQDTDSHALFEHGPVLDKVLIDWFFHHYIDAVDRSDWRFAPLKSADVDGVAPAWVGLAECDPLVDEGVQYADKLRAAGVPVDLEIYRGVIHGFITMGRAIAEARQLHQDAAAALRKAFGLPAPAG from the coding sequence ATGAAACATTCCTTCGACATCCACGCCCGCCTGACGCCCGCCATGCGGCTGCTGGTCGAGCGCATGGCCAAGGCGCCGCACCCGCCCCTGCACACGCTGTCGGCCCAGCAGGCCAAGGACCTGCACGCCAAGTCCATCGGCGTACTGGACGTGCCCAAGCCGGCGCTGGCGCGCGTCGAAGACCTGCACATTCCGGCGCGCGACGGCCACCGGCTGCCCGCGCGCCTGGTCGCCCCCAGCCACGACGCCGGGCTGCCCGTGCTGCTGTACACGCACGGCGGCGGCTTCACCATTGGCAGCATCGAATCGCACGACATCTTCTGCCGCACCATCAGCCAGCTGAGCGGCGCCGCCGTGCTGTCGCTGGACTACAGGCTGGCGCCGGAATGGCGCTTTCCCACGGCCGTGCACGACGCCTGGGACGCGCTGCACTGGCTGGCGGGCGAGGGCGGCCGCGCGCTGGGGCTGGACACCACGCGCATCGCCGTCGGCGGCGACTCGGCCGGCGGTACGCTGGCCGCCGTCAGCGCCCTGCACGCGCGCGACGAAGGGCTGAAGCTGGCGCTGCAACTGCTCATCTACCCCGGCACCACCGACCACCAGGACACCGATTCGCACGCCCTGTTCGAGCACGGCCCGGTGCTGGACAAGGTGCTGATCGACTGGTTCTTCCACCACTACATCGACGCGGTGGACCGCAGCGACTGGCGCTTTGCGCCGCTGAAAAGCGCCGACGTCGACGGCGTCGCGCCCGCCTGGGTGGGCCTGGCCGAGTGCGATCCGCTGGTGGACGAGGGCGTGCAATACGCCGACAAGCTGCGCGCCGCTGGCGTGCCGGTCGATCTGGAGATTTACCGCGGCGTCATCCACGGCTTCATCACCATGGGCCGCGCCATCGCCGAGGCGCGCCAGCTGCACCAGGACGCGGCGGCGGCGCTGCGCAAGGCCTTCGGGCTGCCGGCGCCGGCGGGCTGA
- a CDS encoding DUF3011 domain-containing protein, which yields MRYGCRGDFAPAQGWGQGAVPGVPSGYGYSDGNAIRCESDNGRQRECRANVATRLTLVRQLSESACVEGQSWGSDNRGRVWVRYGCRGEFAPAQGWSGAQTGGAYGYGGGGSGVVCESVERRYNACAWDPRWGRPYLAEQMSSDACHEGRSWGFDGRGQIWVDRGCRGRFAGR from the coding sequence GTGCGCTACGGCTGCCGGGGCGACTTTGCCCCCGCGCAGGGCTGGGGCCAGGGCGCCGTCCCCGGCGTGCCGTCGGGCTATGGCTACAGCGACGGCAACGCCATCCGCTGCGAAAGCGACAACGGCCGCCAGCGCGAATGCCGCGCCAACGTGGCCACGCGCCTGACGCTGGTGCGCCAGCTGTCCGAATCCGCGTGCGTCGAAGGCCAGAGCTGGGGCAGCGACAACCGCGGCCGCGTCTGGGTGCGCTACGGCTGCCGCGGCGAGTTTGCCCCCGCGCAGGGCTGGAGCGGCGCCCAGACCGGCGGCGCCTATGGCTACGGCGGAGGCGGCAGTGGCGTGGTGTGCGAAAGCGTCGAACGCCGCTACAACGCCTGCGCGTGGGACCCGCGCTGGGGCCGCCCCTACCTGGCCGAGCAGATGTCGAGCGACGCCTGCCACGAGGGCCGCAGCTGGGGCTTTGACGGCCGCGGCCAGATCTGGGTCGACCGCGGCTGCCGCGGACGCTTCGCCGGCCGATAG
- the tmk gene encoding dTMP kinase, producing the protein MTVPGLFISFEGIDGAGKSTHIDALADAFVRADRTVVRTREPGGTPLAEKIRALVLHEPMDALTEALLMFAARRDHLAQIIAPALARGDVVLCDRFTDATFAYQGGGRGFDWQSLSILEHLAQNQKGLAPDLTENPLVQPDLTIWFDLPPDVAARRLSGARVPDKFEAQPAAFFDAVRAGYARRAAESPARFARINADQPREAVGADVRAAVQGRGWLS; encoded by the coding sequence ATGACCGTACCCGGCCTGTTCATCAGCTTCGAGGGCATCGACGGTGCGGGCAAGTCGACCCACATCGACGCGCTGGCCGACGCCTTTGTGCGCGCCGACCGCACCGTGGTGCGAACGCGCGAGCCGGGCGGCACGCCGCTGGCCGAAAAAATCCGCGCGCTGGTGCTGCACGAGCCGATGGACGCACTGACCGAGGCGCTGCTGATGTTCGCTGCCCGACGCGACCACCTGGCGCAGATCATCGCGCCCGCCCTGGCGCGCGGCGACGTGGTGCTGTGCGACCGTTTTACCGATGCCACCTTTGCCTACCAGGGCGGCGGGCGCGGCTTCGACTGGCAATCGCTATCTATTTTAGAGCATCTTGCGCAGAACCAGAAAGGGCTGGCGCCCGATTTGACTGAAAATCCGCTGGTCCAGCCCGACCTGACGATCTGGTTCGACCTGCCGCCCGACGTCGCCGCACGGCGGCTGAGCGGCGCGCGCGTGCCCGACAAGTTCGAAGCGCAGCCGGCCGCCTTTTTTGACGCCGTGCGCGCCGGCTACGCACGCCGCGCCGCCGAGTCGCCCGCGCGCTTTGCCCGCATCAACGCCGACCAGCCGCGCGAGGCCGTGGGTGCCGACGTGCGGGCAGCGGTGCAGGGCAGGGGGTGGCTGTCGTGA
- a CDS encoding TatD family hydrolase yields MFTDSHCHLTFPELAGDMARVRAEMAAARVTRALCISTTMEEFPRVQALAAQYDNFWATAGVHPDSENVHEPDVDELLAALRLPKVVAVGETGLDYYQMEERKGGRDIADMAWQRDRFRVHIRAARQAAVPLVIHTRAASQDTLAILEEEGEDGGAGSAGGVFHCFTETREVARAALDLGFYISLSGIVTFKNARELHEVGALVPDDRLLIETDSPYLAPVPYRGKTNTPAYVPHVAARLAELRGTTTERIGEITSANFTRLFSRVSS; encoded by the coding sequence ATGTTCACCGATTCCCACTGCCACCTGACTTTTCCCGAACTCGCGGGCGACATGGCCCGCGTGCGGGCCGAGATGGCTGCCGCGCGGGTCACGCGCGCGCTGTGCATCAGCACCACGATGGAAGAATTTCCGCGCGTGCAGGCCCTGGCCGCCCAATATGACAACTTCTGGGCCACGGCCGGCGTGCACCCCGACAGCGAAAACGTGCACGAGCCCGACGTCGACGAACTGCTGGCCGCGCTGCGCCTGCCCAAGGTGGTGGCCGTGGGCGAAACCGGGCTGGACTATTACCAGATGGAAGAACGCAAGGGCGGCCGCGACATCGCCGACATGGCGTGGCAACGCGACCGCTTCCGGGTGCACATCCGCGCCGCGCGGCAGGCGGCGGTGCCGCTGGTCATCCACACCCGCGCGGCGTCCCAGGATACGCTGGCCATCCTGGAGGAGGAGGGCGAGGACGGCGGCGCTGGCAGTGCGGGCGGCGTGTTTCACTGCTTCACCGAAACGCGCGAAGTGGCACGCGCCGCGCTGGACCTGGGGTTTTACATTTCGCTGTCCGGCATCGTCACCTTCAAGAACGCGCGCGAACTGCACGAAGTCGGTGCGCTGGTGCCCGATGACCGGCTGCTGATCGAAACCGATTCGCCCTACCTGGCGCCCGTGCCGTACCGCGGCAAGACCAACACGCCGGCCTACGTGCCCCACGTGGCAGCGCGCCTGGCCGAATTGCGCGGCACCACCACAGAGCGCATCGGCGAGATCACCAGCGCCAATTTCACCCGTTTGTTTTCGAGGGTTTCGTCATGA
- a CDS encoding fumarylacetoacetate hydrolase, which produces MKSRTLQTLAVGAAVALLAGCATTVAPVIAPTPGCLADGAVDRLMADYNGRRPATDLPAELTMADAVCTRGKLQQRLAAQAGPLVGYKAGLTNPAVQKRFNTDQPVWGALYANMLLHSGATLDASFGSRPLYEADLLVRVKDAAINSAKTPAEVLASVDQIIPFIELPDLLVQTPPKLNGAGISAINVGARLGVRGAPLAVPADAAGRARLSDQLRDMNVRLVDAQGAALGGGKGSDVLGHPLNAVVWLAQALKAQGLAMRPGQVISLGSFSALLPPKPGLTATVHYDGVAGLQPVTVNFR; this is translated from the coding sequence ATGAAGTCCCGCACGCTACAAACCCTGGCCGTGGGCGCCGCCGTGGCCCTGCTGGCCGGCTGCGCCACCACCGTCGCACCGGTCATCGCCCCCACGCCGGGCTGCCTGGCCGATGGCGCCGTCGACCGTCTGATGGCCGACTACAACGGGCGCCGTCCCGCCACCGACCTGCCGGCCGAGCTGACCATGGCCGACGCCGTGTGCACGCGCGGCAAGCTGCAGCAGCGGCTGGCGGCGCAGGCTGGGCCGCTGGTGGGCTACAAGGCGGGGCTGACCAACCCGGCGGTGCAAAAGCGCTTCAATACCGACCAGCCGGTGTGGGGCGCGCTGTACGCCAACATGCTGCTCCACAGCGGCGCCACGCTGGACGCCAGCTTCGGCTCGCGTCCGCTGTACGAGGCCGACCTGCTGGTGCGCGTGAAAGACGCCGCCATCAACAGCGCCAAGACGCCCGCCGAGGTGCTGGCCAGCGTGGACCAGATCATCCCGTTCATCGAACTGCCCGACCTGCTGGTGCAGACCCCGCCCAAGCTCAACGGCGCGGGCATCAGCGCCATCAACGTCGGCGCCCGGCTGGGTGTGCGCGGCGCGCCGCTGGCGGTGCCGGCCGACGCGGCGGGCCGGGCGCGTCTGTCCGACCAGTTGCGCGACATGAATGTGCGCCTGGTCGACGCGCAGGGCGCGGCGCTGGGCGGCGGCAAGGGCAGCGACGTGCTGGGCCACCCGCTGAACGCCGTGGTCTGGCTGGCCCAGGCGCTGAAAGCCCAGGGGCTGGCCATGCGGCCGGGGCAGGTCATCAGCCTGGGTTCGTTCTCGGCCCTGCTGCCGCCCAAGCCAGGCCTGACGGCGACCGTGCATTACGACGGCGTGGCCGGGCTGCAGCCGGTGACGGTGAACTTCCGCTGA